From the Carya illinoinensis cultivar Pawnee chromosome 4, C.illinoinensisPawnee_v1, whole genome shotgun sequence genome, one window contains:
- the LOC122307468 gene encoding uncharacterized protein LOC122307468 — protein sequence MEANRKRRGFVKGKLMPFHRSATKPSSTVQYISSKVKLNQSSPSTADPLGFLVHQDYVVAQPKQKAVSFIVPPDHNNRDLIVLSKYENLYGSLAADESVDTKAATYISSVRERFKLERMNSERKKSQDMQLSA from the coding sequence ATGGAGGCAAACCGGAAGCGCAGAGGATTCGTTAAAGGGAAGTTGATGCCATTCCATAGATCAGCAACCAAGCCTTCCTCAACTGTGCAGTATATTTCGAGCAAGGTTAAGCTAAACCAGTCTTCTCCTTCAACTGCTGATCCTCTAGGCTTCCTGGTGCACCAGGACTATGTGGTTGCTCAGCCGAAACAGAAGGCCGTGTCCTTTATAGTACCACCTGATCATAATAACCGTGACTTGATCGTCCTGAGCAAATATGAAAACCTCTATGGTTCATTGGCTGCAGATGAGAGTGTAGATACGAAGGCTGCAACTTATATATCTTCTGTTCGAGAACGTTTCAAGCTTGAACGAATGAACTCGGAAAGAAAGAAGTCCCAAGATATGCAGTTGAGCGCTTAG